The sequence CGTACAGAGATCACCTGCGGGAGTTCCTCTTTTGAGCTGAAAGGCCTTTCTGCACAGGACTATCCAAACCTTCCCACCTACGAAGAGGGTAATTTTCTTACACTTAATGCCGGTAATTTCAAGGAAATGATCAAGAAAACCATCTATGCTGCCTCCACTGATGAGACACGCTATAACCTGACAGGGATCCTCTTCGAAATGGAGGAGAAAAACGGCAGCGGAGTTTTACGACTTGTGGCCACAGACGGTCATCGGCTGGCTCTTGTGGAAAAAGCAGCTGAAGGAAACATCCGACCTGGTGAAAGCGTTGTTATTCCGAGAAAATCTCTCAACGAAGTACGGAAGCTTCTTGAGGAGGGAGAGAACGAAACGGTGGAGGTGGATTTCCAGAAGCAGCATGGAGTTTTCAGAAAAGACTCCATTGTTCTGACCACCCGCCTTATTGATATGTCTTTTCCAAATTATCACCAGGTGGTTCCCGAAGACAGAACCCACGTAGCGGAGATCGACAGGGAAGCCATGATACATGCCATACGACGCGTTTCTCTGCTGTCCTCGGAACGCTCCCGGGCGATAAAGTTCAACTTCGGGGGAGGCAATGTAACTATTCACATTAATAACCCGGATCTGGGGACAGCCACCGAGGCAGTTCCTATTGACTACTCCGGCGATGATATCGAAGTCACCTTTAACGCGCGATATATGCTCGACACCCTTACGTCAATGGATTCAGAGCTTATTGAGTTCGGATTGAAGGACGAACTCAGCCCCTGTGTTGTTTCCCAGAAGGGGGATGAGGATTATTTAGCGGTCATCATGCCTATGCGCATCTGATCATGAGGTTGCAGTGGGTGGACCTGGACCGCTTTCGAAACATGGAGCGGCAGAAAGTACAGCTGCATCCCCGCTACAACCTGCTCCTCGGTCGGAATGGACAAGGGAAGACAAATTTCCTTGAAGCGGTGGGGCACCTTGGGAGTTTGCGCTCCTTCCGGGCGGCGGGCAGAAACGAAATGATAAGGCACGGCGAAAGCATGTGCCGTGTTTCGGGAAGCGTTGCTTCAGAAGGGATGGAGAGAACGCTTGCCTTTGCCCTGACACGCAAGGGGCGCACCCAGCTCCTGGATGAAAAAAAAATAAACTCTCCGGAAGAATACCTGCAGGCCCTGAAGATCGTTCACTTCATTCCTGAAGATGTAGGTCTTGTGGGTGGTTCTCCCGCGTGGCGACGCAGAGTGGTTGATCGTGCGGTTTTCGAGGTCACACCCCACTATGTAACCGAATACAGGAGATATCTCCTGGTATTGCGCCAGAGAAACGCCCTGCTCAGAAAGGGCGGGGCATCGCCAGCGGAGTTGACAAGCTGGAACCACGCACTTGCTTCTACCGGTGCGGTACTGGTGGAGCGGCGACAACGGCTTATAGAGGATCTACGCCCGGTAATGGAAGAGCTTGGCGAGCGGCTCGGGCTGGGCAAGGGGCTTGGCCTGACCTACATCGCCTCCCACAGGGGAGCCGATACAGGAGGTGAGAACCAGGGGGATTATGCCGCGGGGAAAGAGGATCCGATCACAGGACCGGAACTGGGCCACAAGTCCGGCAAGTCCATAGAGGGCAGCATCCTCAAAAGCCTGTCTGACCTGGCTGAGAGGGAGGCCAGAAGCGGGCATACACTGGCGGGACCTCATCGGGATAACATCATTTTTACCCTGGGAAAAAAGAACCCTGACACAGACCTTGCCCGTTACGGCTCTCAGGGACAAAAAAGAAGTGCAGTCCTGGCGTTCAAGTTGGCCCTGGCCGTCATTTTTCACAGGACGATGGGTACATGGCCGCTGATCCTGCTCGACGACGTGGCATCGGAGCTGGATGAAACGAAGAGGAAGGCCCTTGGGAGCATTATACGAGAAACCCAGGCCCAGTGCTTCATCTCCACCACCGGCGAGGAGTATATGTTTCTGCCGGCTGCAGAGGGAAAAGTATTTCAGGTAACCAATGGACGACTGGAACTCTTCGAGGTTCCCCACCTGCCGAATAGTAAAGTAGACCGCTGATCCTGCTTCCGGCAGGACAAATAGCTTGATAGAATCGCAAAAAGTCCAATCCGGGACTTTTCGCTCCACGGAAAGGGAAAAGCGTGGTTTTCCTTTTCCTTACAAATCAATGACTTACGGAGTAAGTCATTGATTTGGGCGCCCCGCGCGGGGCGCATTGATGACTTTTTGCGAAGTCATCAATAGCTTAATTTTGGAGGAATTCGCCCTTGAGCGAGAAAAACACAAAGACCGATATAAAGGGGACCGACAAGAAGTCCACTGCCGGCCCTTCAGGTAAAACAACCGGCAAAAAGATCGCGGCTCCAAAAGAGCAGTATACTGCTGAAAAGATCAAGGTCATGGAAGGCCTTGAGGCCGTTCGTAAAAGACCGTCCATGTATATCGGCAACACCTCCACTGAAGGTCTTCATCATCTTGTCTATGAAGTTGTGGACAACAGCATCGACGAAGCGATGGGGGGCTACTGTGACAACATAGCTGTTACAATTCGAGCCGATAACAGCATCATTGTGGAAGACAACGGCCGAGGTATTCCCGTGGATCTACACAAGAAGATGAAAAAATCGGCAGCGGAAGTGGTCATGACTACCCTGCACGCAGGCGGCAAATTCGAAAACAGCGCATACAAGGTATCCGGTGGGCTCCATGGCGTGGGTGTCTCGGTGGTCAACGCCCTCTCTTCAAAACTTGAGCTGGAGATCTGGAGAGACGGGAAGGTTTATACCCAGAACTATATACGCGGGAAAGCGGAATCAAAGCTGGAGGTTGCGGGAAAGACCCGGAAGCGGGGTACGAAGATAACGTTTTTGCCCGATTCGGAGATCTTCGAAACGGATGAATTTTCTTTTGACATCCTCTCACAGCGCCTGAGAGAGCTCTCTTTTCTCAACGCCGGGATCAAGATCACTATCGAGGATGAGAGGGCCGACAAAAAGAACGAATTCCAGTACAAGGGCGGAATCGAACAGTTTGTGGAGCACCTGAACCGAAACCGCACACCCATCCACCGCAAACCGGTCCATATTCAGGGGGAAAAGGGCGACATTGTTGTTGATATAGCCTTTCAATATAACGACAGCTACAGCGAGAGCATCTTTTCCTACGCCAATAATATCAACACCCACGAGGGCGGGAGCCACATGGTAGGGTTCAAGGCCGCCATGACCCGCACTGTAAATCAGTACGCCGTGTCAAATAACCTTCTCAAGAGCATCTCGGTAGGACTTTCCGGAGACGATATTCGTGAGGGGCTTGCCGCTGTGATCTCGGTCAAACTCCCTGAACCCCAGTTTGAAGGACAGACCAAGACCAAGCTGGGCAACAGTGAGATCAAGGGCATCGTGGAGGTTATGGTCAACGAGATACTGGGTGCTTTCCTTGAGGAAAATCCGGCAGTTGGCCGAAAGATCGTGACCAAGGCCACTGAAGCCGCCAGGGCCCGTGAGGCAGCCAGGAAGGCAAAGGAGTTGACCCGCCGCAAGGGTGCCCTGGATGTGGCGAACCTTCCGGGAAAGCTTGCCGACTGCCAGGCCAAAGACCCGGCCCAGGCCGAAATCTTCCTGGTGGAGGGCGATTCGGCAGGTGGTTCCGCCAAACAGGGTCGTGACAGGCGTACCCAGGCGATACTGCCTCTTCGCGGCAAGATCCTCAATGTGGAAAAGGCCAGGGACGACAAGATGCTTTCCAACCAGGAGATCCGAACAATCATCACCGCCCTGGGGACCGGGTTTGGAGAGGATCTTGATCTGGAGAAGCTCAGGTACCACAAGATCATTATTATGACTGATGCCGACGTAGACGGTTCTCATATTCGCACACTGCTTCTCACTTTTTTCTATAGAAAAATGCCTAAACTTGTGGAACGAGGGTTCCTCTATATCGCCCAACCGCCTCTTTACAGGATCAAGAAGGGGAAGGTGGAACAGTACCTTCAGAATGAAGATGAACTCAACGGCTTCCTGGCACAGCAGGGGGTTCGTGACCTTTCACTGAATGCGCCTGGACTCAAGGAAAAGTTCGAATCATCGAAATTCGCCATGATGTTCGGAAACGCCACCAGGTTCGTTGAGATGATGGGCCGGCTTGAAAGAAGGCGTTTCGATCCTCGTCTTGTTCTGGCTCTCGCACTGGAAGGTGTGGATCGGAAGGTTCTCAAGGACCGCATCATTCTGGGCCGGAAAATGGAGAATGTCGCCACCTACCTTAAGGAGGTGTACCCGGAAGTGGAACCCATGGAGGTTAAGCTTGTTGAGGATGAAGAGCACTCCGGGTGGGTGGCTGTAGTAAATACAAGGAAGAACGGATCAAGATGGAGTACGATGGTGGGGCAGGACCTCATGACGCGGCCCAGCTACCAGGACATGCTGCGATTGGCCAGGGGTCTCAAGATCCTGGGTAGTGAGATGGTCCTTTTAAGCAACGGCTCCCCGAAAGAACCGGAACCGGATGCTGAGAGCGAGGAATCAACA comes from bacterium and encodes:
- the gyrB gene encoding DNA topoisomerase (ATP-hydrolyzing) subunit B, translated to MAAPKEQYTAEKIKVMEGLEAVRKRPSMYIGNTSTEGLHHLVYEVVDNSIDEAMGGYCDNIAVTIRADNSIIVEDNGRGIPVDLHKKMKKSAAEVVMTTLHAGGKFENSAYKVSGGLHGVGVSVVNALSSKLELEIWRDGKVYTQNYIRGKAESKLEVAGKTRKRGTKITFLPDSEIFETDEFSFDILSQRLRELSFLNAGIKITIEDERADKKNEFQYKGGIEQFVEHLNRNRTPIHRKPVHIQGEKGDIVVDIAFQYNDSYSESIFSYANNINTHEGGSHMVGFKAAMTRTVNQYAVSNNLLKSISVGLSGDDIREGLAAVISVKLPEPQFEGQTKTKLGNSEIKGIVEVMVNEILGAFLEENPAVGRKIVTKATEAARAREAARKAKELTRRKGALDVANLPGKLADCQAKDPAQAEIFLVEGDSAGGSAKQGRDRRTQAILPLRGKILNVEKARDDKMLSNQEIRTIITALGTGFGEDLDLEKLRYHKIIIMTDADVDGSHIRTLLLTFFYRKMPKLVERGFLYIAQPPLYRIKKGKVEQYLQNEDELNGFLAQQGVRDLSLNAPGLKEKFESSKFAMMFGNATRFVEMMGRLERRRFDPRLVLALALEGVDRKVLKDRIILGRKMENVATYLKEVYPEVEPMEVKLVEDEEHSGWVAVVNTRKNGSRWSTMVGQDLMTRPSYQDMLRLARGLKILGSEMVLLSNGSPKEPEPDAESEESTAETEKIPTKTRSKAKTKAGAKPEETELLRTRRISELVEFVLERGGKGASFQRYKGLGEMNPEQLWETTMNPQNRALMKVTVEDAVEADDIFNTLMGDVVEPRREFIERNALNVRNLDV
- the dnaN gene encoding DNA polymerase III subunit beta; translated protein: MLTFSVNREDFLQGLSRVQNIVERKNTVPILSNVLIDGTDDKLKILATDMEVGISGYVDASIKSQGSITLSARKLFEIIKELPAEAVLTVQVKEDNRTEITCGSSSFELKGLSAQDYPNLPTYEEGNFLTLNAGNFKEMIKKTIYAASTDETRYNLTGILFEMEEKNGSGVLRLVATDGHRLALVEKAAEGNIRPGESVVIPRKSLNEVRKLLEEGENETVEVDFQKQHGVFRKDSIVLTTRLIDMSFPNYHQVVPEDRTHVAEIDREAMIHAIRRVSLLSSERSRAIKFNFGGGNVTIHINNPDLGTATEAVPIDYSGDDIEVTFNARYMLDTLTSMDSELIEFGLKDELSPCVVSQKGDEDYLAVIMPMRI
- the recF gene encoding DNA replication and repair protein RecF (All proteins in this family for which functions are known are DNA-binding proteins that assist the filamentation of RecA onto DNA for the initiation of recombination or recombinational repair.), translated to MRLQWVDLDRFRNMERQKVQLHPRYNLLLGRNGQGKTNFLEAVGHLGSLRSFRAAGRNEMIRHGESMCRVSGSVASEGMERTLAFALTRKGRTQLLDEKKINSPEEYLQALKIVHFIPEDVGLVGGSPAWRRRVVDRAVFEVTPHYVTEYRRYLLVLRQRNALLRKGGASPAELTSWNHALASTGAVLVERRQRLIEDLRPVMEELGERLGLGKGLGLTYIASHRGADTGGENQGDYAAGKEDPITGPELGHKSGKSIEGSILKSLSDLAEREARSGHTLAGPHRDNIIFTLGKKNPDTDLARYGSQGQKRSAVLAFKLALAVIFHRTMGTWPLILLDDVASELDETKRKALGSIIRETQAQCFISTTGEEYMFLPAAEGKVFQVTNGRLELFEVPHLPNSKVDR